A section of the Chelmon rostratus isolate fCheRos1 chromosome 16, fCheRos1.pri, whole genome shotgun sequence genome encodes:
- the pef1 gene encoding peflin codes for MSFRYGQGYPVGGNPPPGAPYGGGSGPYGHQPSAPYAGATRPPGGPYGAYGAPGQGGQYGPGPGGVPGGPYGGYGGQPHGGPYGHHAPAGNIPPGVNQEAYLWFQSVDTDHSGFINLKELKQALVNSNWSSFNDETCLMMINMFDKTRSGRMDLFGFSAMWDFMQRWRALFQQYDRDGSGSISGMELQQALAQMGYNLSPQFSETLVRRFTAQGVRPGIQLDRFIQVCTQLQVMTEVFRQRDTAMTGNIRINYEDFLSGAITRLM; via the exons ATGAGTTTTCGCTACGGCCAG GGTTATCCAGTTGGAGGCAACCCACCACCAGGTGCTCCATACGGGGGAGGCAGTGGTCCCTATGGGCATCAGCCCTCAGCTCCATATGCTGGTGCAACACGTCCACCAGGAGGTCCTTATGGCGCTTATGGAGCCCCAGGTCAGGGAGGGCAATATGGGCCTGGACCAGGGGGTGTCCCCGGTGGGCCGTATGGGGGCTATGGGGGACAGCCTCATGGAGGACCTTACGGACACCATGCTCCAGCAG GTAACATCCCTCCTGGCGTTAACCAAGAGGCGTACCTGTGGTTCCAGAGTGTTGACACGGACCACAGCGGCTTCATCAACCTGAAGGAGCTGAAGCAGGCACTTGTCAACTCAAACTGGTCTTCTTTTAATGACGAGACCTGCCTCATGATGATCA acaTGTTTGACAAGACTCGGTCAGGTCGAATGGACCTGTTTGGCTTCTCAGCTATGTGGGACTTCATGCAGCGGTGGAGAGCGCTCTTTCAGCAGTATGACAGAGACGGTTCAGGCTCTATCAGTGGCATGGAGCTCCAGCAAG CCCTCGCTCAGATGGGCTACAACCTGAGCCCTCAGTTTTCTGAGACACTGGTGCGGCGCTTCACCGCGCAAGGCGTACGACCCGGCATCCAACTGGACCGCTTCATCCAGGTGTGCACCCAGCTCCAGGTCATGACGGAGGTGTTCAGGCAGAGGGACACGGCCATGACGGGCAACATTCGCATCAACTACGAGGATTTCCTGTCTGGGGCCATCACCAGGCTCATGTGA
- the smim12 gene encoding small integral membrane protein 12, whose protein sequence is MWPVVWTALRTYAPYVTFPVTFVVGAVGYHLEWFVRGTPQPREDKSILELREERKLQEQVGMDSTQVLSLKEKLEFTPKAALNRNRPEKS, encoded by the coding sequence ATGTGGCCTGTGGTGTGGACAGCGTTACGGACCTATGCCCCTTATGTCACCTTCCCTGTGACCTTCGTGGTGGGAGCGGTGGGCTACCACCTGGAGTGGTTTGTCAGGGGGACCCCTCAACCTCGAGAGGATAAGAGCATCctggagctgagggaggagaggaagctgcaggaaCAAGTGGGTATGGACAGCACCCAGGTGCTTAGCCTGAAAGAGAAACTGGAGTTCACGCCCAAAGCGGCTCTGAACAGGAACCGGCCCGAAAAGAGCTAA